From a single Glycine soja cultivar W05 chromosome 19, ASM419377v2, whole genome shotgun sequence genomic region:
- the LOC114399141 gene encoding calcium-transporting ATPase 12, plasma membrane-type-like, with protein MSNSQNPKYDDSSFLIDITTTVNYTINTAKKRWRFAYTAIYSRRVMLALAKEVISKRNTNTHPYSKLFQSQSSGSGSILDIIEPLIPQHGTNNHYSLVPDVDKARLASMVKDKNLEAFAEFGGVEGVANILGTIPAKGISGSDDDVATRRELFGSNTYQRPPPKVFLSFVVEAFNDTTILILLVCAGLSLGFGIKEHGPGEGWYEGGSIFVAVFLVVVVTALSNFRQERQFDKLSKISNNIKVEVVRNGRPQQISIFEVHVGDIVSLKIGDQIPADGLFLSGYSLLVDESSMTGESDHVEIEPSNSPFLLSGAKVVDGFAQMLVTSVGTNTAWGEMMSSISRDTKERTPLQARLDKLTSSIGKVGLAVAFLVLIVLLIRYFTGNTQDDKGNQEFQGSKTDVNDVFNAVVRIVAAAVTIVVVAIPEGLPLAVTLTLAYSMKRMMADQAMVRKLSACETMGSATVICTDKTGTLTLNQMRVTKFWLGLENAMENFSNAMAPKVLELFHQGVGLNTTGSIYKPSSESEPEISGSPTEKAILLWAASDLGMDMDELKRTHEVLHVETFNSEKKRSGVAIRKKTNSTVHVHWKGAAEIILAMCSNYIDNNGIEKSLDEDRSKLEKIIQGMAASSLRCIAFAYMHISEDNDYNDKEKVHQILRKDGLTLLGIVGLKDPCRSDVKKAVETCKLAGVSIKMITGDNIFTAKAIAAECGILDLDGHVNAGEVVEGVEFRNYTEEERMEKVEKIRVMARSSPLDKLLMVQCLKKKGHVVAVTGDGTNDAPALKEADIGLSMGIQGTEVAKESSDIVILDDNFNSVATVLRWGRCVYNNIQKFIQFQLTVNVAALVINFVAAVSSGDVPLTTVQLLWVNLIMDTLGALALATERPTKELMEKQPVGRTEPLITRIMWRNLLAQALYQIAVLLVLQFNGKSIFNVNGKVKDTLIFNTFVLCQVFNEFNSRSMEKLNVFQGTHKNHLFLGIVGITLVLQVLMVELLRKFADTERLTWEQWGICIGIAAVSWPIAWFTKLVPVSDITFFSHHVKWVKVLVFKIKHLFSFYLVTRLKNHKFQAS; from the coding sequence ATGTCGAATAGCCAAAATCCGAAATATGATGATAGCTCATTTCTCATTGACATAACCACCACTGTGAATTACACCATCAACACTGCCAAAAAGAGATGGCGTTTTGCTTATACAGCTATTTATTCTAGAAGGGTCATGCTTGCCTTGGCCAAAGAAGTCATATCTAAGAGAAATACAAACACTCATCCTTACTCTAAACTCTTCCAATCTCAATCTTCCGGTTCCGGAAGCATTCTTGATATCATTGAGCCACTAATTCCCCAACATGGGACCAATAATCATTATTCCTTGGTTCCTGATGTTGACAAAGCAAGACTTGCTAGCATGGTAAAGGACAAAAACTTGGAAGCCTTTGCTGAGTTTGGAGGAGTTGAAGGTGTTGCAAATATTCTTGGAACCATTCCAGCAAAGGGAATCAGTGGCAGCGACGATGACGTTGCCACACGGCGTGAATTGTTTGGTTCAAACacttaccagaggcctccacccAAGGTATTTCTAAGCTTTGTAGTGGAGGCTTTCAATGACACAACTATTCTGATCCTTCTTGTTTGTGCTGGCCTTTCCCTTGGATTTGGCATAAAAGAACATGGGCCAGGGGAAGGATGGTATGAAGGAGGGAGTATATTTGTAGCAGTATTTCTGGTAGTTGTTGTCACTGCACTCAGCAACTTCAGACAAGAGAGGCAATTTGATAAATTGTCTAAGATAAGCAACAACATCAAAGTTGAAGTTGTGAGAAATGGAAGGCCACAACAGATATCCATCTTTGAGGTACATGTGGGAGATATTGTATCACTTAAAATTGGTGATCAAATTCCAGCTGATGGGTTGTTCTTAAGTGGCTATTCTTTGCTAGTGGATGAATCAAGTATGACAGGTGAGAGCGACCATGTAGAAATTGAGCCTTCAAATAGCCCCTTTTTGCTGTCTGGTGCAAAAGTGGTGGATGGCTTTGCTCAGATGCTTGTGACATCTGTGGGAACCAACACAGCATGGGGTGAAATGATGAGCTCAATTTCGCGAGACACCAAGGAAAGGACACCATTGCAGGCTCGCCTTGACAAGTTAACCTCTTCTATTGGAAAGGTAGGCCTCGCAGTCGCTTTTCTTGTTCTCATAGTCTTGTTAATTCGTTATTTCACTGGAAACACGCAAGATGATAAAGGGAATCAGGAGTTCCAGGGGAGTAAAACCGATGTAAACGATGTTTTCAACGCGGTTGTGCGAATTGTTGCTGCTGCAGTCACCATTGTGGTTGTGGCAATCCCTGAGGGTCTGCCATTGGCTGTTACTCTCACACTTGCTTACTCCATGAAAAGAATGATGGCAGACCAAGCAATGGTGAGGAAACTTTCTGCTTGTGAAACTATGGGGTCAGCAACAGTTATTTGCACAGATAAAACTGGCACCTTAACTTTGAATCAAATGAGAGTCACCAAGTTTTGGCTTGGCCTAGAAAATGCTATGGAAAACTTTTCCAATGCAATGGCTCCTAAAGTTCTTGAGTTATTTCACCAAGGAGTTGGCCTCAACACAACTGGCAGTATATATAAACCTTCATCAGAATCTGAACCTGAAATTTCTGGTAGCCCAACAGAGAAAGCTATACTCTTGTGGGCCGCGTCAGATTTAGGCATGGACATGGACGAACTGAAGCGCACACATGAAGTACTCCATGTTGAAACGTTTAACTCGGAGAAGAAACGAAGTGGCGTGGCAATAAGGAAGAAGACCAACAGCACAGTTCACGTGCATTGGAAAGGTGCTGCAGAGATTATACTTGCAATGTGTTCTAATTACATTGACAATAACGGCATAGAAAAGTCCCTTGATGAAGATCGGAGTAAACTTGAGAAGATAATTCAAGGCATGGCTGCTAGTAGCCTTAGATGTATTGCTTTTGCTTACATGCACATTTCAGAAGATAATGATTATAACGATAAGGAGAAAGTGCATCAAATCCTTAGAAAAGATGGCTTGACCTTGCTAGGTATTGTTGGCCTCAAGGATCCATGCCGATCTGACGTTAAGAAGGCTGTGGAAACTTGTAAACTTGCAGGTGTTAGTatcaagatgatcactggaGATAACATTTTCACTGCAAAGGCCATAGCAGCAGAATGTGGAATATTAGACcttgatggccatgtaaatgcaGGAGAAGTGGTGGAAGGTGTGGAATTCAGGAACTACACGGAGGAAGAGAGAATGGAGAAAGTTGAGAAGATCCGCGTGATGGCAAGATCATCCCCTTTGGACAAACTTTTGATGGTGCAATGCTTGAAAAAGAAAGGCCATGTTGTTGCAGTCACGGGAGATGGCACAAATGATGCACCTGCTCTAAAAGAAGCTGATATTGGACTTTCTATGGGGATTCAAGGAACTGAAGTTGCCAAGgagagttctgacattgtgatCTTAGATGACAACTTCAATTCTGTGGCCACTGTCTTAAGGTGGGGGAGATGTGTTTATAACAACATCCAGAAATTCATCCAGTTTCAACTAACCGTAAATGTTGCAGCACTAGTGATCAATTTTGTTGCAGCGGTTTCTTCGGGAGATGTTCCCCTAACAACAGTTCAACTACTATGGGTGAATCTCATTATGGATACTCTAGGAGCATTGGCACTGGCTACAGAAAGGCCTACAAAGGAGTTGATGGAGAAACAGCCAGTGGGTAGAACTGAGCCTCTTATTACTAGAATTATGTGGAGAAACCTTTTAGCTCAAGCTTTATATCAGATTGCTGTTCTCTTGGTTTTACAATTCAATGGAAAGTCAATCTTCAATGTAAATGGGAAGGTAAAGGATACtctaatttttaatacttttgttCTCTGCCAAGTTTTCAACGAGTTCAACTCTAGAAGTATGGAGAAACTTAATGTGTTCCAAGGCACTCACAAAAACCACTTGTTTCTTGGAATTGTGGGGATTACTTTGGTTCTTCAAGTATTGATGGTGGAACTCCTAAGGAAGTTTGCTGATACGGAGAGATTAACATGGGAGCAATGGGGAATTTGTATTGGAATTGCAGCTGTGTCATGGCCAATTGCTTGGTTTACAAAGCTCGTACCTGTTTCAGATATAACGTTCTTTAGCCATCACGTTAAGTGGGTAAAAGTATTGGTCTTCAAGATTAagcatttgttttcattttacctCGTCACACGTTTGAAGAATCATAAATTCCAAGCATCTTAA